GAAGTATATAAATTTCTGTTGGATTTGTGCAAGAGATTAATCCGCCATGATAATGTTTGGTATTTAATTCTAGTTTCCAGCATGTTGCTATTGGCTTTAGCTGAGGTTTGTGGACTTCTAACCTTTCTTGCTAAAACCTTAAATGCATAATCTAAAAATTCAAGGTGCATGAGACACttaaaaaattcttttttatttatttcatgtATGGGTTTTCTTTTTCTGTCCATTAGCTCGGATCCTGCTACTGCTTTGGGTTGGTCAGCCAACCTTCTTTTAGCAAAGAGAGAAGAGTGATAACGATGGATGTCGTCATCGTATTGGTGGCATCAAGCAGGGAGGGAGTTGCCTGTCGGCCTCAGAATAGCAGGGTTGCAGTTCGCTCACGTATCGGACATGGAAAGGAGAAAGAAACTTAAGGAACGCAGCGAGCGGAAACGTACACGGTCCTCTTTATTCCGATCATCCCGTCTCCTTCCCCACGTAATGTGTAATGTTCTCACTTTTCCTCTTTATTCTGGCTTTCCTGTTTCGTCTCTCTTCCGCCGTTCCCTTTACTTTTGGCTACTCTTTATAGGATCAAATACCTTCATCACGTAAAGCTCACAAACAAACATGAGCCGCTCGTCCCAAAAAGAGTGCTCACGGTAAGAAGGAACAACCCAGGGAATCAATTCCATATTGGAACACGACCGCCGATACGACATTCTCGCATCTACCAAAATTGAAGTTCCCGGACCAAATTTATGGAAAGCGAATTACAACCACGTTTAATTCCCAATTAGTTGAGCGTTGATTGCACTGAATTCTCCATAGTGTTTGCGTGCTTCGTGTTCCAACCAAGGGCAGGTAGCGGCCTTTTAACATCATGTTCCAACTACTTCACGTACATGCCACGTGATAGCCACCTCCTCCCTCTCTATATAACCACTGGGGAGAACGTAGAATGGTAGCCGCCTCAAGACCGAGAGTAGAGAGGACACGCTTCCTCTCGTTCGCCCGCTGAAGAATTAGAGCGAGGTAGGAGAGAAGTGAACAAAGCTTCCGCGAAAAGTACCAGACAGAGAGAGTATATATGAGGTGGCGATGATTGATGGCGTCGACCAGTGGTAGTTGTGGTAACGGCGATGGGGGAGGGCGGAAGAGAGGGTGGGCGTGGCAGTTCCAGAGGGACGTGGTGGCGGGAGCGGTGATGGGAGGGTTCGTGCACACCGTGGTGGCGCCGATCGAGCGGGCGAAGCTGCTGCTCCAGACTCAAGAGAGCAACGCTGCCCTCCTCCTCCACGATGCCGGTGGGCCCGGGCGCCGCTTCCGGGGCATGCTTGACTGCATCTCCCGCACCGCCCGCGAGGAAGGCGTCCTCTCCCTCTGGCGCGGGAGCGGCACCGGCGTCCTACGTTACTACCCCTCCGTCGCTCTCAACTTCTCCCTCAAGGTAGGTacaccctcctcctccacctcaacCCCCCCAACCCCAAACCGATGGGATAGGGTAATAGTTGCCGATTTGGGGCGATGGGTGTAAATGCCTTACTGTAATTGATTTCATTTGGTCAACTTTTGACGAGTCCTGATGGAGCGAATCTGTGGTGTTGATGCTTGATCGCATCTTTTCGCCGAGTGGATGCTGTTGAACCACATCATTAGAACTGTTGTTATAGTTAAGAAGGGCACGAAAGATTCTTAGGTTGCATGCGAAGAGATAAACCAAAACCATGATCCACATGCTCATGCGAGGTTTCTGAATAGGAATTCAATTTCTAGATTTCCAAACTGTTATCTCCACAGATGCATGTCAAACCTGAAGCTCTAAGTGCACATCCAGAAAGACATCAAAAGTTTTCTTGCCTTCAGCTACATGTAATGAGTAACAGACTGAAGATAGATTGAACGATTGAGGCATATAATGAGGGTTTCTATACTAGGAAATTGACAAGGAATTGCTAACTGGTTGTTGATGAATACATTCGAGACTACAATGTAGGGACCTAGATGGTGTTTGTTAAATGTACTTCCAGTAAGGCATTAAAAACTTTTGACTGTACTCCAATGCTGCCTATCTCAGTTTCTCTCAGCAAAGACTGAATGTAATGTGCATTGTGTGAGTGATCCAATGTACTCTTTAAACCTGGTCTTTGATATACTTTAGCCTTAGGATAAAGGCAGTAGATTGCAGCTATATAACTTATGGTAGGATACTATCCACATGAATGCTTTCATGCTTGTTGACAACACTAAGCCCCATCATGACAATGCATTCACTCTAAAATTGCATCTTATGTTCCAGCTTAGCCAAACAGAGGCAGAAAATGTCTTGTAAACTATGGAAGGAAATGGCACAACTGTTCTTTCCAGGGATGCATGCCAAATTGGGATTAATAAGATGAACATGCATGAACACATGATGGGTTTTATTGCCATTATATGAAACAACGAATAATAAACAGAGGCAAGACTGATTTTGGGGGGCAAAGAATGGTAAAAGTTTAGCCAAGGAAGATAATAGTGTCTCTGCTAAGAAAGTATAACCAGGATCCACTAAGTAGGTGTTATTTGTATACTCCATTTAAGTAGCCACCTGACTTTAGGTTAAGAATCATAGATCAAAGTGTCTATCAGTTGGTCCTGAAAACTCACAAGAAGCAGCCATACTACCTATCATTGAGTCCTCTTTGGAAATAATGAATGTATGCACTTTGTATAACACCTACAAAGGTGTTATTTGTAGACTTAATTTAAGTAGCCGTCTGACTTCAGTATGTACACTGTAGGACTTGGCCGATATGGCAAATGTTGTGTGCCATAGATGGCAATCCTATTAATTAAGTTGGGTACCATCCACGTAAATGCTTTGATGATTCTATTTTGGCTTTACAAATTACAGTAAGATACTATCCAcataaattctttcatgatgcgaTGCCATGTTTTCTATTTTACCTAATAATGACACCAAACCAATTTTGAGTATAATATCGTTTCCAAATTTAAATTGGACATTGCTATCTGTGTTTTGGCCCATTTGCCACCTATTACCTACATTATTCATTTACAGCTTCTCCTGGTTCTGTTACGTTCACATAAAGGACCAAAATGATGTCATGAACAGATGAGTCCTAGTCTATTGAATCTTGATTTTGTTATCTTTCGCCTATTGCGATGATTCGTTAGTCTTTTCAAGTGTAAGGTGGAGAATGAGATACTAGGAAAATGAATGAGCTAAAAGCAGGTAGTTCATTGGTATTAAAAATAACACAGTGTACAGTGTGGTTTACTGACTCATACCGCTTTTTACAGGTGAGTAAAGTAATAAAATTTAGAAATGAATTGTACATCCACCATTATCAGGCTATATTTGTTTGGGTATTGATGACCAGATCGAAAAATATTGGCCAATACATAACAGTTTGTCAGGTATTTAAAACCTTGCATATGATTGTTGTatctcagatcaaaatttcaatctctatattttaaatatgtatctAAATTCTGCATAGAATTATCTGCCTGACCAACTTTAAGGTTTGGTAGAGGTAGAGATATTCCTGAACCATCTGTAAACAAATTGTATTTTTGCAACTACTGTTATCAAGCTAAGTGTAACATGTACTTGTGAATTGTTACATTTCTTAAATCTAGACCAGGTCTTATTGTTCATTATTGCATATTTCTTGGACCTAGAGCAGTTGCTCATTCTTGCACACTGACAAAATTATGCTTGTGAAATCTAAGAATCTTGATCTTACCCTTCAAACATAATACATTCTGAAGTAGCTGCTCTCCATTCCTCATTAGTGATACTTCCCTGTTCTATGGTCTATCACCAATTATTCCTTGTCTTCTGCATTTACAAATGTTTGATAACATAACTGTGGCATGCTTCCATTTTAgcttctttcagaatcaatagtcAAATTTGTCATGGTTATGCTTCCGTCTCAATGCTCAGCTTCCTTCAGGTTCAGTAGTCAGGCTTAATGGTTCCAATGACTTCACTGATGTGTTAACTTAGTGTGTTATATCATATTTTAGTAGGACCATCTGCTAGTTAGCTAGCTTCATGTAACATGACCATATAAGAAAGAATGCTAGAACCGGAGTTCATCATTTCCATCAGAAACTTCTGTATGTGTTAGTTTTTGTTGCCCACCAGGCTTCTCAATTTAGTTGATGCCTTGATCTATAATTCTTTTGTAATGCCTTGATCTACAATTTGGCTTCTCAATTTAGGTAAATTGTTTTATGCCTAAGTGTGATTGTAGTCAAGGAGATTGCTGTTCTGATTTAGGAGACTAGATACCTACAAGTGTCACAGTCAAGTTAGTTCTTGCAAGCTTGGAATCTTCTATTCTAGCATTACTAAAAGCTCAGTACTTCATATGCATTCTTGCCTAGGTGAACTGAAGCTACTAAGTTTATCCAATTTTTCTTTGAGCTTCCATCGGGGTCTATTCCAATACAACTGAATTGCAAAATTATATGCCCTTTTAACTTAACAACAATGATTGTTGGTAATCCATATTATCATTAGATGTTTTTGAGGTGTAGATATTCTTCATAATTGAACCTTAAGATTAATCTTCTGAGTGCTTGATTTCATGGTTTGAAATCTTGATATCGGACTCAGGGATCGGTACGGTCCATATGTACCAACAATCAGGTGAAGGAGAAGTAGGAGAATAAGAAGCGAGGGGGCTGAGGAGTAGGAAGGGTTGCTGTTGACATACAAAACATGTGTGAACAAGAGGTTGACGatgttggaggaggaggagaatgagaAGCAGAAGGAGAGGAGGAAATGGAGAATGagatggagaggaggaagaggagaaggaggaggctgAGGAGTGGGAAGGTCTGCTGTTGACAGTTAAAACATTAAAGGAACGAGAGAGTAACAATCTTTTTTTCTCTTGTATCCTTTTAATTAAAACGCTTGAATGCCCATGCcaaatttagatatatttgacaataAATAAAGAGTTGATGGTATTACAATAGTTCAAATAGTCTAATTAGTAAACTGGACTGGTTAAGGGtctgattattgattttttttagtcATTTTGGCCGGTCCATTCTAGTCTGGGTTTTATCTCTATGATATAGAGGTACACAGTATACACATTGAATCAAAGTATGCTGGTAaactgaaaattttttttctttgtttcaatACTAGATTGTGTATATATTGTATCATATTGAAGTACCCCCATAGATCTTGAACCAAATAGTAGGGTTGCATGCAAAGATAAATAGTATGTTTATATACAAAATAATGAAGTGTATTTGTTGTCACCTACCATACAAAGTTGGTGATATACTAACTACTGCAATATTCTGAAATCATGCGTTATCATTCTATATGTAGCTGCAGAGAACTACATTTCATGTTCTGAAGGTTCTATGGATTGACTCTATAAGAATGAGAGCTTGGTCATTCTCTATGTTCTCAAAGTATCTGCTTACTTTCTCCATATTTTCTTGTGCTGTTTAGCTTAAAAGATACGGTCTATTGTCAGAAAGTATATATACCAGCTGATAGTTTATCATGTTTCCCAACATATTACTCTTTCAGGATGCTTACAGGACAATATTGAAGGGAAGAGAGGCAGATCGGTTTGTGTCTATTGCAGCTTCCAACTTCATGGCAGGGGCTGCGGCAGGCTGCACAACTTTGGTCATCATCTACCCACTGGACATAGCCCATACCCGGCTTGCAGCTGATGTTGGCAGGAGGGACTCCCGGCAATTTAGAGGCATCTCCCATTTCCTCCAAACCACGTACAAGAAAGAAGGCATTCGAGGCATCTACAGAGGCCTACCTGCCTCAATTCATGGAATGATCGTCCATCGGGGACTATACTTTGGTGGTTTTGACACGGCCAAGGATTTTCTCGTCCCAGAAGATTCTGCCTTGTGGAAGCGATGGGTGACAGCCCAAGCTGTAACGACGATGGCAGGTCTCATATCGTATCCACTAGATACCATAAGGAGGAGGTTGATGATGCAATCTGGATTGGAGAAACCAATGTATCATAGCACTCTAGACTGTTGGAGGAAGATTTATAGGTTTGAGGGTTTAACTTCATTTTACCGTGGAGCAATCTCTAACATGTTCAGGAGTACTGGTGCAGCTGCTATATTGGTGTTGTATGATGAGGTAAAGAAGTTGATGAAATGGGGTGGGTTTTGACAGGGAAGGCTGTAAGTTTACCACATTTTTCACATCAAAGAGTACAGAAAAAGCAGATGATACAACACATCGACACCGACACTTGCTTTTGACAGCTCAAAGTATACAGCAGAGATTTCGATATTAGATTGACGTGTTAATAGTGATcccctaaaaaaaaaataataagtagATTATTTCTGATAGATTGGTGTCATAAAAAGGGTTgatttaggtacctatttaattTTGGATCATTCAAAGTTAAATCTATCTATTTTGCCTTTTGACTCTAAATTACACATAATGATCAAACTTTAGGACGAGAATGAGTATATAACGTGAGTTTGTTTATAAATTTGGTTGACTTTTGATGAATGCCTCGCCAAAAGTTTTTGTTATATCTTCACTATCAATAGACTCTTATAACCAATGCTCAAATTTTGCATTCATTGCAAGTAAGCCCTTctttatgttttttaaaatatgtgATTATAGCGATTTTgagaatattttctttttatgtttATGATTAGATGAttctaaatttttatatttaataaaaaagtaTAAGATGTTGACATATAATTGTTAGGGTTAAAGTCTATTTTGGCTCTTGTGATTTTGGTCATgttaaatttttatgatttattcgtgtctaaaataattcatatattttcaaaaatataaccTATAAACCCTTCTTTGAGTTAACTGATATTAGAATTTACTTATGTATcaaattgattcataataaattattaatataatgatatatataatttaagtttaaaaaaaattattttaacccCTATAACTTTAGTGATAGACTATTTAAGCCATTGTGGTTTTTTCGTATTTAAAagaaatttctatatttttaaaaatataatatataaatctcTACTATAAAGTTTGAGTTAATAGGaatatgattcataataaattattaatataataatatatataatttaaataaaaaattaaaaccacCATTACGTCTTAATCAATCTCCGCCGTCCATCTGAAGTTTGGGCGCGACACTTCCGAGCACACCTCGTTGGCTATTGGTGGGCAAACCCCTGAACCCTTCTCGAAAGGAGACAGGAGATCCGTCCGACGAGTTGACCAGAATCTCACACGTGCATCTCACGTGATAGACGCCACGAATCTATAAATTCGTTTGGCTTGCACAATGGAACCCTAATCGTAGTTGCTTCGTTTCGATATCTCTGCCTCGTTCTCCTGTGCGCCGGAAGCCCCTAGACGGAGAGGCCAATTCATCCACCATGGGTTAGCTATCTTTCCTCCTCGTCCTCTGCTCCTTTTCTCCTTCGTATATGTGCCGTGCCGATTCCTGCTCCTTGGTTAAGTTCAGGTAAGGTGCACGGATCTCTCGCTCGCGCCGGCAAGGTGAGAGGGCAAACGCCCAAACAGGCGAAGACGGATAAGCCGAAGAAACCGAGGGGCAGAGCCTACAAGCGGATGCAGCACAACCGGCGGTTCGTCACCGCAGGTGCGCTTCTTCCTTCTTTCCCTGTAGAGCAACGTTTTTGTTACCGCTTTGTAGTTACTTATCTATTGTTATTTTGATCAGTGGTTGGATTCGGCAAGAAGAGGGGACCTAACTCGTCGGAGAAGTAAAGACCGAAGAATCCGAAACGAAGGCGTTCGGAAGCAATTTTGATTTTGGTGTCATAAGAATGTAGGGTTTGTTGGTTTACATGATCTCCTTTTTTTGCATTCGGTGAGTTGACGATGACTGATGGGAACCTAATTTTATTTGTTATGGTGAAATCAGATTAATCATTTGTGGTTTTGGGAATTTGTCTTTGTTGTTTTGCCTATGATGACATGATCGATGAAAGACAGACGGCTCCTTTCCGTTTGTCATAGTTGGGATTACGCATGTGTTAATTAATACACAGATTTTAGGCACGTTTATCATTGTCGTCAAAAGCTGCCACTGTCGGGATGACTTGAGTTAGTTTTCTAGTTCCACCGACCGGtatttttattgttatttttttcGTAGGAGCGTTTCGCATAACGTGATTTCGATAACATTGTTCctaaaaaaattagatttttattttttgaaaggaCTATAGTTATTTTTTGGCCATGTGTAACTGATATGAATGATATACTTTGCCAAGCTATTAGTCATGGCAGTAGTAGCAAGTGAAAACTACAAACCAAAAACACTAGAATACGAAGGAAGATATGATCATCTATCTACACACATCAAGGAAGTTGTTCACATTAATGTCATCTCCCATCAAAGTGGGTCTACTACACCATCATCGTTTCGAATCGAATTCACATTAATATAACCCTGCAAGGATTTGTCACATTAAATATAACACATGCAGTAACGCATAAACTATAATAagaattaaatgtttaaaatgaGTGGTGTTAGAAAGTCATGCTTAACAGACCAAATAGCAGACCGAATTACCATTTGAAATAAGAATTTACTCGTGCTTCTCATTAAAGAAAAAATACAATTTGAAAAGGAACCTTCTCCATGAGAACAAAAAATACGTATGCCAAGAACAAACAACTACATGGCTACACCGATATCACATGAAAAAAAGAGGTAACTGAATTTTGATATTTCGAAATATCCATCCGATCATCACCGCTAGTACAATCTTCACAGTTGATAAGAAAACTGATCCCCAACTCAATGCAGCAGCAGAAAAATTAAACATTAAGCATGTAATTTAGTGTCTCGCCATGTACATTCACTTGATTCACCATGGCCTAATAATTCCTAATAGGAGCTACATATTGATTAGATTACGTAGAGCTACTATTGAACTACTCttgtattattttaattttatataaaaaataaagagtgaatt
The DNA window shown above is from Musa acuminata AAA Group cultivar baxijiao chromosome BXJ2-4, Cavendish_Baxijiao_AAA, whole genome shotgun sequence and carries:
- the LOC103980397 gene encoding probable ADP,ATP carrier protein At5g56450, encoding MASTSGSCGNGDGGGRKRGWAWQFQRDVVAGAVMGGFVHTVVAPIERAKLLLQTQESNAALLLHDAGGPGRRFRGMLDCISRTAREEGVLSLWRGSGTGVLRYYPSVALNFSLKDAYRTILKGREADRFVSIAASNFMAGAAAGCTTLVIIYPLDIAHTRLAADVGRRDSRQFRGISHFLQTTYKKEGIRGIYRGLPASIHGMIVHRGLYFGGFDTAKDFLVPEDSALWKRWVTAQAVTTMAGLISYPLDTIRRRLMMQSGLEKPMYHSTLDCWRKIYRFEGLTSFYRGAISNMFRSTGAAAILVLYDEVKKLMKWGGF
- the LOC135608868 gene encoding small ribosomal subunit protein eS30z/eS30y/eS30x-like — translated: MGKVHGSLARAGKVRGQTPKQAKTDKPKKPRGRAYKRMQHNRRFVTAVVGFGKKRGPNSSEK